A region from the Candidatus Dadabacteria bacterium genome encodes:
- the hemH gene encoding ferrochelatase, with the protein MNGFDSILLIGYGAPEKGADVPEFLRIVAGGFSIPEERIKEVESHYMRVGGGSPLNELTRRQGEGLKKFLESGGAPLPVYMAMRNWHPFTADTVARMKRDGRKKCVALITALHQCDTSWQRYQREVEDANRKAGAGIKFVYPPPLFDNPLFIENCADRVAEQIEKLPGGRLSESARLIFTAHSIPVEMPGSDTYRRQFLKTCELTAARLGAGDYAVAWQSRSGSPNQEWFEPDVCDVIASLRGAASHIIIQPIGFLCDHVEVLFDIGVEAEEAAGEAGITMFRAKTVNDDPKFIRALGETVLGVIG; encoded by the coding sequence GTGAACGGTTTTGATTCCATACTTCTGATAGGGTACGGCGCGCCGGAAAAGGGCGCGGATGTGCCGGAATTTCTGCGCATAGTCGCGGGCGGGTTTTCCATACCGGAGGAGAGGATTAAGGAGGTGGAGAGCCACTACATGCGGGTTGGCGGCGGCTCGCCTCTGAACGAATTGACACGGCGGCAGGGCGAGGGGCTCAAAAAGTTTCTTGAGAGCGGCGGCGCGCCCCTGCCGGTTTACATGGCGATGAGAAACTGGCATCCGTTCACCGCTGACACCGTTGCCCGGATGAAGCGGGACGGGCGCAAAAAATGCGTCGCCCTGATAACGGCGCTTCACCAGTGCGACACAAGCTGGCAGAGGTATCAGCGCGAGGTGGAGGACGCAAACCGCAAAGCCGGAGCCGGAATAAAGTTTGTCTATCCGCCGCCGCTTTTTGACAATCCCCTGTTCATAGAAAACTGCGCGGACAGGGTTGCCGAGCAGATTGAAAAACTTCCGGGCGGGCGGCTGTCGGAGTCGGCGCGGCTTATTTTCACCGCCCACAGCATTCCCGTTGAAATGCCCGGCTCAGACACATACCGGAGGCAGTTTCTCAAGACCTGCGAACTTACCGCCGCGCGGCTGGGCGCCGGAGACTATGCCGTTGCGTGGCAGAGCAGAAGCGGAAGCCCTAATCAGGAGTGGTTTGAGCCGGACGTCTGCGATGTGATTGCCTCCCTTCGCGGCGCGGCGAGCCACATTATCATTCAGCCGATAGGGTTTTTGTGCGACCATGTTGAGGTTCTGTTTGACATTGGCGTTGAGGCGGAGGAGGCGGCGGGGGAGGCCGGAATTACGATGTTCAGGGCAAAGACCGTGAATGACGACCCGAAATTTATCCGCGCTCTGGGCGAAACGGTTCTCGGTGTTATCGGATGA
- the hemG gene encoding protoporphyrinogen oxidase — MKLVVIGAGISGLCAALEASRLAPAPEVEILEAGNSAGGVISTFRSGGFILERGPDSFFADAETVDFISGLNSPPSLEATSESGRRVFLMEGGRMTALPDGFFIMTPRKILPFLASPLFSLRGKLRALAEPFVPARAEGGDESAASFVRRRFGDEILQKAAAPLIGGIYCASPDVLGAGAVLREFVKMEKNSGSVLRSVLFDGADKGGGGARFGAFLSPKGGMSEIVEAVLRSLPGGCVRTGFCVSEIRKKSGVWEIASQDGGVAEADAVVVAAPCRAAARMLENAGGGLSRLLSSVNYSSCAVASLAYKAGGLPRAPDGFGVLFPRAGEGEVFACSFQSRKFPRTAPPGFSVARFFMAGGDVCAMDDSEIILRARRKAEEVFGATEPPEMSAVGNYGGAMPVCGVGHGDIVARINEAAAGLGGVAFAGGAFGGVGIGDCIRSGRRASRRLSLGRRGGKV; from the coding sequence ATGAAACTGGTTGTCATCGGGGCGGGAATATCCGGGCTTTGCGCCGCCCTTGAGGCCTCCCGCCTTGCGCCCGCGCCGGAGGTTGAAATCCTTGAGGCGGGAAATTCCGCGGGCGGGGTCATATCAACATTCCGCTCCGGCGGGTTTATTCTTGAGCGCGGGCCGGACTCTTTTTTTGCGGACGCGGAAACGGTTGATTTTATTTCGGGGCTGAACTCTCCCCCTTCTCTTGAGGCGACCTCCGAAAGCGGCCGCCGGGTTTTCCTTATGGAGGGAGGCCGCATGACCGCGCTTCCCGACGGTTTTTTCATAATGACGCCGCGCAAAATCCTTCCTTTTCTCGCAAGCCCCCTGTTTTCGCTCCGGGGCAAATTAAGGGCGCTTGCCGAGCCGTTTGTTCCCGCCCGCGCGGAGGGGGGCGATGAGAGCGCGGCCTCTTTTGTCCGCCGCCGGTTCGGTGATGAGATACTGCAAAAAGCCGCCGCGCCGCTGATTGGCGGGATTTACTGCGCTTCGCCCGATGTTCTGGGAGCGGGGGCGGTTTTGCGGGAGTTTGTCAAAATGGAAAAAAACAGCGGAAGCGTGTTGCGTTCCGTCCTGTTTGACGGCGCGGACAAGGGCGGGGGCGGGGCGCGTTTCGGCGCGTTTCTTTCCCCGAAGGGCGGGATGTCCGAAATAGTTGAGGCGGTTTTGCGGTCGCTTCCCGGCGGCTGTGTGAGAACGGGTTTTTGCGTGTCTGAAATAAGAAAAAAATCCGGTGTCTGGGAAATTGCGTCTCAGGACGGCGGGGTTGCGGAGGCCGATGCGGTGGTAGTTGCCGCGCCGTGCCGCGCTGCGGCGCGTATGCTTGAAAATGCCGGCGGCGGTCTTTCGCGTCTTCTTTCTTCGGTCAATTATTCTTCATGCGCGGTTGCCTCTCTCGCATACAAGGCGGGCGGGCTGCCCCGCGCTCCGGACGGGTTCGGGGTTTTGTTTCCGCGTGCCGGAGAGGGGGAGGTGTTTGCCTGTTCGTTTCAGAGCCGCAAGTTTCCGCGCACCGCGCCGCCGGGTTTTTCGGTGGCAAGGTTTTTTATGGCGGGCGGGGATGTTTGCGCGATGGATGATTCCGAAATAATTTTGCGCGCCCGCCGCAAGGCGGAGGAGGTGTTCGGGGCAACTGAGCCGCCGGAGATGAGCGCGGTCGGAAACTACGGCGGCGCGATGCCCGTTTGCGGTGTGGGGCACGGGGATATTGTGGCGCGGATAAATGAAGCCGCCGCCGGGCTTGGCGGGGTCGCCTTTGCGGGAGGGGCGTTCGGGGGCGTGGGGATTGGGGATTGTATAAGGTCGGGGAGAAGGGCGTCGCGGAGATTGAGTTTAGGGCGTCGCGGGGGTAAAGTGTAG